Proteins found in one Colletes latitarsis isolate SP2378_abdomen chromosome 8, iyColLati1, whole genome shotgun sequence genomic segment:
- the LOC143344369 gene encoding uncharacterized protein LOC143344369 has protein sequence MARKKKKVGRKIARRKVQNVKPMKIAALIVSAIQDLRETKGSTPNKIIGYISYASNMTEGRVKRQVKAALKRGVEYGILRRHRRHYFLPVGDELDRANRVALRFAKLPLPSAYSAKSNTISSRKITALGCRGNSTRFGLKSRKAKRLARLRSTLISPTTSLVETICKNGDM, from the exons ATGgcgcgaaaaaagaaaaaggtcgGGCGGAAAATAGCGAGGAGAAAGGTTCAGAACGTAAAGCCGATGAAAATTGCTGCGCTGATCGTGTCTGCTATACAGGATCTTCGTGAAACCAAGGGTTCGACGCCTAACAAGATCATAGGTTACATAAGTTATGCATCCAATATGACCGAGGGACGCGTTAAACGACAA GTAAAAGCAGCGTTGAAGAGGGGCGTGGAATACGGCATACTACGAAGACACCGACGTCATTATTTCCTTCCCGTGGGTGACGAATTAGACCGTGCAAATCGCGTCGCTTTGAGATTCGCCAAATTGCCGTTACCTTCAGCGTATTCCGCGAAATCGAACACGATTTCTTCTCGTAAAATTACTGCTCTCGGATGTCGCGGAAACTCGACGAGATTCGGCCTGAAATCACGAAAGGCGAAACGACTGGCACGACTTCGTTCGACTTTAATCTCTCCCACGACCAGTTTGGTGGAGACAATTTGCAAAAATGGCGACATGTGA